The Trichomycterus rosablanca isolate fTriRos1 chromosome 22, fTriRos1.hap1, whole genome shotgun sequence genome has a window encoding:
- the stk17al gene encoding serine/threonine kinase 17a like translates to MLDSTMNKNGIVTNIHTKIHTEPFKNYYELVGKELGRGKFAVVKKCVEKATGNEFAAKFLRKRRKGQDCRADILNEIAVLESAKANPYVVGLHEVYETSSEIILVLECAAGGEIFNQCVADNDEAFTEKDVIRLARQILTGVAFLHRNNIVHLDLKPQNILLTSAQPLGDIRIVDFGLSRRVDSTSEVREILGTPEYVAPEILNYEPITTATDMWSIGVLTYVMLTGESPFLGDDKQETFLNISQVNVDYSQNVFHGISSLAVDFIKSLLHKNPRKRSTADECLNHPWLNTDSTNHSPSTSLDEQEASQSESEPESPTPSPEVSIILSYPTYPGQGDLKTGWDTFTFSESFPSRPEMQQELIC, encoded by the exons ATGCTGGACTCTACAATGAACAAGAACGGGATAGTGACCAACATCCACACCAAAATACACACAGAGCCGTTTAAAAACTACTACGAGCTGGTCGGGAAAGAACTCGGCAG AGGAAAGTTTGCTGTTGTAAAGAAGTGTGTGGAGAAGGCCACAGGGAACGAGTTTGCCGCAAAGTTCCTGAGGAAACGACGGAAGGGCCAGGACTGCCGTGCCGACATCCTGAACGAGATTGCTGTTCTTGAGTCAGCCAAGGCCAACCCGTACGTTGTGGGGCTACACGAGGTGTATGAGACCAGTAGTGAGATCATCCTGGTGCTGGAATG TGCCGCTGGAGGGGAAATCTTCAACCAGTGTGTGGCGGATAACGATGAAGCCTTTACAGAGAAAGATGTCATCCGATTGGCTCGGCAGATTCTCACAGGAGTTGCCTTCCTTCATCGCAACAACATTGTCCATTTGGACCTGAAG CCTCAGAACATTCTGCTGACCAGCGCTCAGCCGCTGGGTGATATAAGGATCGTAGACTTTGGCCTGTCACGTCGTGTGGACAGCACCTCAGAAGTTCGGGAGATTCTGGGCACTCCAGAGTATGTAG CTCCTGAAATACTAAACTACGAGCCAATCACCACAGCTACAGACATGTG GAGCATCGGCGTGCTGACGTATGTGATGTTGACCGGCGAGTCTCCATTTCTGGGAGACGACAAACAGGAAACCTTTCTCAACATCTCCCAGGTCAACGTTGACTACTCGCAAAACGTCTTCCACGGAATCTCCTCACTCGCTGTAGATTTTATCAAGTCCTTGCTCCACAAAAACCCCAG AAAACGCTCCACAGCTGATGAGTGCCTGAACCATCCTTGGTTAAACACAGACTCCACCAACCACTCTCCGTCCACCTCGCTTGACGAGCAAGaggccagccaatcagaatcaGAGCCAGAGTCTCCTACCCCTTCTCCTGAGGTGTCTATCATTTTGTCATATCCTACATACCCTGGGCAAGGGGACCTCAAGACTGGTTGGGACACTTTCACGTTTTCCGAATCATTCCCGTCACGGCCTGAAATGCAGCAGGAGTTGATCTGTTAG